The DNA sequence tagcacaaagtctgaataGAAGCCATACGACCAGAATTTACCTCactttgaatcgttgcaagTAGTGAATAGTATTGACCCAGTGACCTTAACTGGTGAACTTACTCTAAGGTTTTGTGTGGCGGCGTGGTTCGACGGTGGCGGTGGTAAGAGTTTGATAGTGCGAGGTGCAGGTTGATGGAAAAGCCGGGAGGTGAGCTTGTTCTATGTTGTTGGGCAATTTTTTGTGGTACgagttttgtttattttcaatGGTTTGTTTTATTTACAATAATTCCCTACCAACTTTGGTAAGGTTATGTGGAATTTGTCCCGCCCGCATACTCAATATGCCTTGTCTGATCTAGAGTTTCGACAGGTCATTGTGAAATTGTTgtaacctcctagtggcaggatgaaatgtAGTGTCGCCGAATTTATTCGCAAGGaacaacatagtaggaaagctgtgttTTTGTAATGAAGCTTCATGATCGAGTTATCTTTTCATTATGCCATTGTTATATCAAAGCAAATAAGTAGCCAGAAGATCACTTTTTGCTAATCAGTggatgttagaatacatagatttagtCGAGATTCATGTTATTATTGCAAACGTTCTCTTGATACTTATTATAATATGGGTAATTCCCCCTTTATAttatgcagtttcattaattaagactTAAAGGCAGCCACATCAGCCTTTCttcaaaaaaacaaattttttttttaaacattcAGAATTATTCAAGTCAtgtatcttatatatatatatatatatatatatatatatatatatatatatatatatatatatatatatatatatacagatccgatccagagcggagctccgctttgaaattaacgtgtgaagttctagttttgggtcacttttcggtcgcatatccacatctcgaccgttcagtttttaggtactagtgtatagatcatctctgcaaattttcaagcaaattgatgatcgttaagatatctaactcgcttaaaccaatggacggactaaatctgtcaacctgaaccgtactaggtTTAAGGCatttatcaatgccttaacgatcatcattttggctgaaaatttgcagagaccatctatacactagtacctaaaaattgaatggtcgagatgtgaatatgcgaccgaaaagtgacctaaaacttgaacttcacacgttaatttttaaagcagagctccgctctggataggatatgtatatatatatatatatacacacacacacagaggatCAAAAGCAGACATCTGCACCTGATGCAAAAGTGTAGACATGGCTCACGGAGGTTCAAGGAGGCGTGGATGGAGGCTCTGGTTTTGTCCTTAGAGACTAGAGATACCCTGGACAGCGTCACCATCAAGGTGAAGGCCAACATGATCGAAGTCGCAAGTCTACGCAAGAAGTTCTATAGAAACTCTGAGCAAACCAATTTCGACTTCGAACTCGTCATTGAGGAGTCCACCGGCAAAAGAATCTCAAGATGGAGGCATGATTCGCACCCGTAAGATCAGCGCCACCATCTGCGCCGCCTTAAGCAGTCCGCACTTTTGCATCTTTGCGGACGTCCGCATCTAATCCggcctacacacacacacattttgcATATTTGCGGACGTTCGCCTCTGATctagcctatatatatatacacacacacacacacacacaaaaatgttctgaagaggacgtccacaacccagaaaaagtgcggacgtccctccTTTCTCCACGATCAAGCTCCGACGGCGGCGctcctaaaaactgaacggttaatatGTGAATATGTAATCAAAAAGTGacaaaaaaatggaaatccgtacctaaacTTAAGGTAAGAATGTCCTTAGACAAAAAggctgtgtgtgtatatatatttgtatatataaatatacataCACGCAAGTTGTGAGAGTTATTCACACCAAATACATGTGGTATCTTTTtcaaaaaacacacaaaattCAGACCAGTCATATAAATAGTGGTCATGTCATCCTACCATCTTCGGGCTAGAAATCGGGATATTTAGGAAGCATCTTCTCATGTAATAGGCCCCATAACATTTAAAACAGCATTGAATTGAATTGGGATAAGCTGGCGATGAGCATCAGATAATGACACTTGCATTGTATAGTATTAAGCCATTTGATGATTCGATAATTTGGAGTCATTATTTGAGTACATTATTGTGTTACACCACATGATAATAGGGAAATTCAACTACGTACCTAAGGCTTAGAGTTTACCCGTTGCACAATAAAAAaatggggaaatgatcatttactcaatttcagcttaaaaattgcccacttgctccactaacagttttttaaccccatttacccaaaacactctaagggattatttccctaatacccaattaattcttttttttattctttttatttatttttggaacatttttgccattttcttctttgtcacttagagagagaagtgataggagaccttgccggaATCCTGCGACTAGTGGCTGGCGCAGgaatccggtgaccggaatTCTGTGACAGGTTATCAGAATCAGGCgatcggtgaccggaatccagaatccggctaccggattccgacgtctgattttattacccccaataatacccagtaatcatattattgccctccaataaacatattattgcttcCCAATAAACTTgtattggggatcaataattagtgaaaaataaagttgttttgaattttgaaagctttcataggtttatccaaataaataattttattattgctcctctataatcttattattgccccaataaacattttattgcccctcaataatcttattattgccctacaataatcatatttttgccctccaataatcatatgtttgccctcaagtgaatgacataaactcccaaaaccaaaatgaatacactacagacacaattgatcaatttatatgttcaattgtacatgtttatttattattattattttttcccttCCTCATTCTCGGAATCAAagtatacccaaaaaaaaaagaaaaaaaaagtgctctAGGCACCAATCAGCGTGTAGGCCGGCTGGTTTTTTTGCCGGTGCTTCCCCGCTGCAGTTGGGGGGTCGCTTTGTTTCGGGTTTTCACGACAGCATTGGCTTCCTTGATCTGCTGCCTGTGCTCGCTAAGTCCTTGCCTCCGAAAATGGCTGTACTTGCAGATCGGCCGGAGTACTTGCAGATCAATCAAATCCTCCTCGAAATTCTGGCCAAGCTGCCGGAGCCGGATCGGAAGCTGAGCTCGCTGGTCTGCAAGCAGTGGCTGAGCCTCCAGGGCCGGCTTGTGAGGTTCGTGAAGGTGAAAGACTGGAGCTTTGTGGAATCGGGTCGGGTTATTTCAAGGTTTCCGATCTTGACCCAGGTTGATCTGGTACTCGGTTCACTGATCTCGGACCGGAATTCCCGAAATGAGAGTGTTGAGActaaaaatttcacaaacccaaAATGAGAAAATTGGTTTGACGCAAAAGTGAGAGAGTCCAGTAACTTTCAAATTGGTTTAGCTTAATTATCTCCGAAGCATGATCACGTGGATTGATACTCAAggcatcaaaattcaaattcagaaCTTTGGATAATCTTCCTTCTTGCAAATCCAAGACCAAGTCAAGATGGGTGAGATTTCAAATTATCTATCCAGCAAGGACAACAAAAGCTACGATCATTTGAACTTGTGGACTTCTCTTTCAAGTAGCAATCAGATAGCTCATTTTGTATCAagctttcaaattcaaattccataCTGGAAGTTGTGGATAGTTCCCACGGTTACAAGTTTGAATATGGGAATGGTTATCGTCATCTGAAgatcatttcaaattcaaaaaaaaaagagttatggTTAACCCGCATGATCTTTATTCTTCTACGTTGCCTATATAAAGGCTCTTTACAACAAGTGAAGGGGGCAGCAGAGAGGCAACGAAGGGAGGAGCAGAAAAGGCTGGAGAGAAGCAACAACACAGGAAATACATCAAGAAAGAGACGAAGCCCTGCTGCAGAGAAGagaagtgttcagcagttttaAGGAGGAGCCGACAAGCCAACGACGAAAAGGTTGGGGCCTCTCTGATCTACCATGCTACTTCATTTTTTCTGTGCAGCATCTCTTGTCACTGGAGCTATGGAGATCCCCGAACGGTCGCAATCTCGTATATGATACATGTGTATCCACGAGTGTATGACCAATCGGTGGAATGTCATGTCATCTGTTCTGCAAACCAACAACGGTCACCACCAAAAGCCTTCTATCTCCTGCCTTCCTTTCCACCGCAACACAACAAATGGCCTTGCACCACCTGCAACAAGCCACACAAAGAATTGACCAAGCAGGACAAACCGCAAAAATCTTCAGAGTTGGTGCTGGAGAGGAAAACTTACCCTTGATGTTCTCTTGGAAGTCCTTCAAGCAACCTGTAAGCGAGGAGGAAACAAATCAGAAAACTGAAACCATGCTGTGAGGTAGAAGCTTTCCCACTTCTTGTTGAGAACATGGGACTCACCTTCTCCACCAAATCCCGGCGATGAAATGGTTGTTGCTGTCAAAGTTCCTGCCTCTACTTGCTGCCAAAATCCTTGCCTGCGCTTGCACCTGCGGCGTTCACAAAAGGCTCTCAAACGGAGGATTCTAAAGGATggcaaggaaaaggaaaaaagaaattggtctggaaggaaaagaaggagaagacgaCGATCTGAAACCATGGCTCCCAGAGGATGCTCTGCTCCAGCTTTGTCCtatttaaagttaaaaaaagaACAAGGAACAAGGCACTTCCAGATTCGTAGTCCAACACCAATGTAGTAGACTCTTCtcaaccaaaagaaaacaaaactaataaTCTACTTTGATGATTAATGTGTGGCTTGAGTTGTCACCTGTACAATAAGTCATATAATAATTaagggataatgaccacttacccatagAATACCAAATACAACCCCATACactccaccaacttattttcaacCCCAATCACCcaaaagttttctctttttctcccaactattcCTTTCACTTAATGTTTATCCCATTGATACCCCTCTCTCTTGCTTTTActattcttttgcttctttttattttcctttgatgaaacgtggtgggcccatctcaAAATTATTTGTCTAGATATAATTGCAGCTAAATTGCATCCTCTATTCGAAGGTAAACAGTTAAATCTtaatattcataatttcgattgttgatagacttgagttgattgctatctgcaaaattactactaaggaactgcaaaaagagagagagaaattgagaaaattaaaaacttatagagataatcttagtagagattctcccaattactgggatattatctatagactacagactagaatctatcaaatagaagaagagatagataatctcttagatgttctggaagaagaacaaaaacctcttaattatttgagcattggttagatccgcacatcactggtatcagagcttgtaaaacaGCTCAAGGAGatcccctccttaatggggacaatgtcagaattgttattagagaaaataaattctctactaaaatcttctgatgagaaacatcagaagcTGTTATTAGaggtatctagatgtcagtcgactctagaaaaattacctgctataatccaccaattggaaagattggaaaacaaactggattatatcaaggaacttccaaaaacggaggaagaaaagctgacagttgtcagtaaaaaaatcattgaacagcaaaaaacgctggattctatgaaaaatatactgaaggacaagaaagtgcctacagtaaaaaagaaaactaatggattcaaaccattagaaaaaccagacataaatcgtgttccaaacatgatttttctggaaccatctactagccagactagtatccggtatgaaaacccggaaaaaagagaaatgaagatgttaagcatctttggaaagaagaaaggagtacaactcctaaatgctgaagagttcgaattcaacgaaatcgaacaagaagtaaaaaaattcctcaatcccaaagttagatttcaaacagatctacaaaagaggaaagtttgatttaatggatagccattattttaaactactagAAATTACAACTCCCGCtacagcaggtggagagactgatcttctactaATAACTCCAGCAGAAGTAGCCAGAGCTCAAGCAAAGAAGtaccaatttatgcatattggagcagtccaagtaggcataaatctgctcgCTCGTGAAGgaataaactgttcagtcctatgcgttctacaggacaacaggttaacagacttccaagctagtctgttgggaacactcgaagcatccttatgcgaccaagtggcatatttcaactgcttccccaacttcaccaccagcttgaaagatgcagcccactgcctcagactgagagtcaagacagatggtatatccatgaaagaagacatgcaagaactcgcaatagtatacaggatatactataaattgatgagtaccacagtagcccctaagacaaggataacaaacatcccaggtcttactactggattcctcaccaatcagaagaaccattcacagcagatccacaaagttacttggaatgaagtaaaatttcctattgaatggaaattatcaggtccaaaaaagcaaccggaaagagcaaaagcaaaaatctacgagagtagaagaactggagaaatcagcctcaactttgacaatcacaggaaaagtgatgtctgtcctgagaacctcaggataaacagcagtcttctgagaaaaagctacagcaccagagaagctagtgttagtggtacaaaacccactattgaagagccaatatcagaagaagaccTGGAAGCagatctatgcagaccagtccacatgctcagagctgagaagctctatgatctctatgaagaagctgagaattgtgaaaatcctgaacgattagaaaaactaatcgaagatatgaaagaattcaaaatcagaaagacgagaaaagtctttccttatcaagatattgaaatggaagaaggagaaagctccagaactttcattagcagagaaaaaggaaaagtaaaactcccattacaaaaagcccccacgggtaaaaaaggggaaagaaattcccaaagatttgtcccagaggataaTCTGCCTAGAGTCCCTATCACGAACTACGgtatctggttaaatctagacaagagtctagacaaaagaaaaaccattgaccaatgggtagatagcctgatgatggcctctgcacttacccttggcaaattcgaagcaccagatttgcaggtgtactatgaaactactctcacaggagtagcaaaaaagtactacctatctttcaaagaaactaccagaggaagagactggcttgaagaaatcaaaaattcaaagtctccgtacgattttgcagtaccactgtatgatcagttctgtggagatctttcaaatctgagtgagaaagccaaagaaacggcaaagtcgaatatctatgctctcaaaatctgtgacatgagatatttcgaagaatacctgaatgagtttcaggaatattactgtacaattggtgaactagagaatactgatctagttaatctgttgcacagaaaactccctgaaccatggagaacagctgtgagagaaagcatagctgaaaaaccaattgaaagattttcagttggaggaattgccgacagaatccgacaattactgaaagagcaatgcaaagccaatcttagagctaagatggccaagaaacaactcaaaggagttgacaatttctgttatggaatattggatatgcccacgaactggggatgtcatgaatccaaattccacagaaaaaagaaagaaaaatattactctaaaaaattcaaaaagagtaataaaaaaagggattggaaattcaagaagagttccaattacaagaaacaaaaggatgaagatccaaaaaagaaattcttcaagaaaaagaagaatactactcatcagcataaacaaccaagcaagaaagcttgcagatgttggttatgtaaagctgaagggcactatgccaacgaATGCCCTGAAAagagtaaaagatctactaaagctctctttgaagaatatgagcaaatagtagaagtagcaaatatgaaaggctacgaaatagcctattctgatgatgaagatgatgacagatcagtctactctgcctggtctgaagaagaagaatcatcagaagagtctgagatagattctgaagtagagtacttcgaatccagacaaatgaatgttttgaaaatcaaaaattgggaggaaagcaagacagaagcattaatgtcttcttatcaggtgaaccctggtacattcgtttgtgactattgcttatgtcatgaaaagaatggtctccctatgttctgtgaagagtctaagaagacttatcacaaagaatgcttcatagctgaagcaagaagaaaaaccaagaatggcctggtcagccaattggttgaacaagaatatgaagaatatttctctgaacaaaaagagaacgaagaagaaaaagaggtagaaacgctgttccaaaaaattatagaaccttctcctccttcttcctcgaaaaaggaagaaatcatcaatgaagaagaagtcgatgaagacgttgaactggttgaaataccagaaaaggtagaactggtgaaaccaccagaaactgttcatctcttagaacgacaagaagatactgaaacatgggatctacttggccaaccttctggCAAGTTTGActataaagtcagatatgaccctCCGTTATGGCTCAGTAATCCAGACATCAAAGAAATAattcctacagattgggatgatgataAATCTCCCACTCAGGAACatattccagaagaatgtaaaccattcattccaacagaacaagctcaagaaaatgagcttcatcaatcgaaggtcgtctctaccagtagatacagcaactacatagagattgggcTAAAATTCCCAGATCatagaaaatatcatctacatgcctttgtagataatggatcgggatttactgttgcaaagaagtttgcaattccagatgaactctggaaagaagacaagaaaaagtcagctactggtgttacttttgatggaagccatctcaccatgaaaaaagtagcaaaaaatgttcatatcaccattggtggaggaacatttatcatccagaatgtttggcaatctgaaggccaaggatctgatttcttgttgggaaatgactttattctccaacaacgattcattcaggatgaagaagcaatcggcttcaggaaaggagaacgggtgttctgggcagaccgcctCACACAAGCCAGAACTGTGGttggtcccggttttactactcagtatcagagatcgcaacagaatagtggtggtcttaccccctacaaaccaaaattcaaacccatactccaaatcaagcaacaagaagaattacttgttgaagaatcttctgaagaagaggaagaagaggaaactagtgaagaagaagaagaagctagtttcatccatgagcacaacctcaagcactttcagaataagcttgagtctcagaaaattcccactctcgaaggaatcaagaaactactcgaacataatatcgatgtagaccctcagaagttttgggaaaaagacccagtggtctgtgaattaaaattacatgacatgaatgccatctgtcatgtcaaagccattcctcactacaaagaggaagaccagaaggaattcagaaaagatattgaagatctcctgaaaaagagattgattcaaccttccactagccctcatcatgctccagcattctacgtgagaaatcatgcagaaaacctaagaggaaaagctagaatggttattgactacagagacgtcaataagaagactgtcaaagacggttatcaaattgctcaagtaagagtattgattaaccagctcagaggagccaaagtcttttcaaaattcgatgcaaagtcgggtttctggcaggtcaagatgcatcctgagagcattcctctcactgcatttggaacaccacaaggccattacgaatggttagtaatgccctttggtctaaagcaagctccctcgatcttccaaagaaagatggacaacatcttcaagcatgtagcggagttctgtgtcgtctacatagatgacatcctggtcttctccaaaaacagagaagaacacatgagacacctccatgaggtagtaaagctgatagttcagcatgggattatcctaggagaaaaaaaaatcttctttatcctcgatgaagttgatttcctaggaattaacatcaagaatggagtcataaaactccaaccccatatccttgagaagatctggaaatttccagatagaattcctgatgctaagagtctagagagattccttggtgtcataaactatgggagagatttcattcccaaaatctcggggttaacagcaatgttatctcctaagacaagttccaaaagaaaatggaacttcacagaagatgatgaaaagatagtgaagcagataaaaaatctctgcaaaaacctccctcctcttcaacaaccagaagaaaatgatgaaattattctccagacagatgcgagcgataattattggtctggtgtggttctggcaaaaacgcctggaactaacattgaaaagatctgcaaattttgtagtggcaaattcagccctgcagaactgaattatcccacaggagaaaaagaaattttggctgtcaagaaaacgattttaaattctccagcttttcttggaaaaccctttactgtccgcaccaattgtgccagagtaaagaatttcaaaaatttcaaacttgataaagctgctgatagagggagattagcaaactggcaattatttcttaaccaatatgattataatgttgaattaattgcaggtaacaagaattatcttccagacgcattgaccagggaaatggcaatgttcaaccaaagagaagaagacgaaggtcgtaatcccagaagcagaagaactaggaaagaacatgaacctcaagaagatcctatggaaaccaaagaaaaggttcttaaaaggtttctgctaagtcctaaaggatTAGCCTCAACTGACCAATCCCAgagtaaaggattggctagcccgtctcaaacggcagacggtaaaggctcatcaagaccgttgatggctgctgctttgccaaaaagcagaccaactccaactggagtcataaatgtttttaattatgaattaagaacttttgatactcctgtgttcagaactggcaggagacttgcttatcaccagaaggcaatcctagataatctcttatttgcctttcaagaaagaagcagtggtctaatgttcccggcactctttgcactagctgaagaactatatgagaatgccagaccacaatttgaagaaagccatatacagcagagtgctgtaagaaaagaaaaatttctcttccttgaaagtccagaaagtgctagggttcctatcatggcactcaatgaatcagactggcatgaattccatagtctgataggaagacataatccagaagacctagttcctccaactctctttattgtttcaggtccttatgttggaagatacctggttaatgttcagagtgaacatcctcaagaacacaagctttggcttgttgaaaatggttttgtccataatctgtggactaaaacaaatgatgatctaaaaggtttgccgcctatcattgtcaacacagtcaaaaatgtaagaaagaAGGACTGTATGCttagactgaagttcagatccactcctccagaatggatccagaaggcaaacggtgaaattgaatatattcctccttatcattatgtaagaattattcaaaggaaatatcttcaaccagcctgtgtagggtacaatggccaaccaaactcaagcatcccatggatgaaggccatgactctagaatatatcaaaaagatcatctctgaagatacctacaataccttcctggcagcaggagagaaaattatcatcactgcttacgatcatcctgacgtagtcagcagtgacttattcctatctcttaccagaaaggagatagattcgacactggcatgcttacgatgggtggaaaagcttgaaacagacaaccattacaagatgtatgttgatacagatgtcgaagacaatacAACAACAGCaaggatggcccaggcagacaacgactcgtttgtcctcgGTCACAACTCAGAaaccgacgagaacatgtgaagcagcaggtgtagaaaacaccgaaagttcTTTTGGACTCTTCCcaaaagtgacttttgcttttcaaaaagcaggtgaaaaacatttcacctaaaagaatctgcttttccccggtcgacctccaccagcaggagcactaaggaaagcaggaaatcaccgAGTCGTTCtgttcattttgttgttttgaattgtaatttgagttccgctccctatataaggagctttagcttcctttagaaggcattcgaaaatttcGATATCAGTTCAGATTAGTAGTTCTAGTAGCAGAGTGATTTTCCTTCCTGCCTGTGTGAAgaagtgtgctttcatttcaagtaagtactgtaatcattcttatggatagctaaacagcttcttagctgtttacctgagaatgaggctctgaaattttagctttgtaattatgtttatataaataatttcagTGTGTTCACCCACTTCATCAGTTTTTAAGTGTTAGCAAGTCAAGTTTTCTGTTATGTTCTTATCTTTAAGCATGTTCAGCCAGTATCTTATACTTTCTTTAAGTTCAGAATTCCTGGTTTTTTAAGAAAAACTTGCCACAGCTTAGGAgagaaacaagcagcagtgattccgcctgttaaatcACCGTTAGGCAGGaggccgttaggtgaaaaacttgggcatgttgaaggctagttttgtttttttcagaAGTTAGAACAAGATTTCCTAAGAAAAAATGAGTTTTGGACCCAAAAAGTCAGCATAGGATACACTAGGCACTACTTAGAAAGGACTACCCTTATGAGTCTTTTCACctaaaaattgtgtaaatgggcaaaaTACAAGGATGATGGATTGAATGGGCAAAATACCATGAGTTTTTGGGCAAACGGGCACAACCCCAATAATTAATCATGGTAGACAAGCTTTTGAAGCAACAGAAGAAGATAAGCGgtggtgttaaaaaaaaaaaaacaaaagcaatagaACTTTGAGCTTTGATGCATAAGGTGACAAATAATGTCCCATGTGAAGAAATTTTTGGCGGTGGAAAGCTGATCAAATAGAAGGCGGGATTTAAGATATACATATATGCGTATATCCAAGCTGTCATTGTCAAAGTTGCTGCAAAATTGCTTTGAACGTGAGAGGCCTTGGGGAATCATAATTCTGCCTTATTCTTCTCACTTTGACCATTAAAAATGTGGAATAACGATGCAAGAAGACAAAATAGTGATTAACTAGCAGCCATGGAAATTTGATCAGTACACATGGAAGTAAAATCTCAAAGCATGGTTTTGAAAATACAGGGTGCTGTCATCAAA is a window from the Rosa chinensis cultivar Old Blush chromosome 2, RchiOBHm-V2, whole genome shotgun sequence genome containing:
- the LOC112187968 gene encoding uncharacterized protein LOC112187968 → MVSDRRLLLLFLPDQFLFSFSLPSFRILRLRAFCERRRCKRRQGFWQQVEAGTLTATTISSPGFGGEGCLKDFQENIKGGARPFVVLRWKGRQEIEGFWW